From a region of the Fischerella sp. JS2 genome:
- a CDS encoding DUF4327 family protein, with product MIQQVIHPMVKLQRNVQSLVDSNIIKPTDSIWKIALLFGNEWQYWKKELLDFGFNMQDPVSDLLAVEAWDEE from the coding sequence ATGATTCAGCAAGTAATTCACCCAATGGTGAAATTGCAGCGTAACGTGCAATCACTCGTAGACTCAAACATTATCAAGCCAACTGATAGTATCTGGAAAATCGCTCTGCTGTTCGGTAATGAGTGGCAGTATTGGAAAAAAGAGTTATTGGATTTTGGATTTAATATGCAAGACCCTGTTAGTGATTTATTAGCAGTAGAGGCTTGGGACGAAGAGTAG
- a CDS encoding PAS domain-containing sensor histidine kinase gives MSLNQRSSWHHACQQQHNMVSATPARLELVPERASEVETCTAESWRRTQEELLWYRKLYENTPCLYLTINQDGIILSVNKFGATSLGYSPEELVQQSVLNLFAQSEQYRLSHALMTLFEDAQENEIVNLELRLNCPTSQMKWVKVVARILHPEKENPLISIVFEDITVHKLSEDALRESEQRFHTMANTAPVMLWMADSKGLCNFFNQSWLEFTGRNQEQEQGLSWLEEVHPEDKNFCTQTYETAFNTRTKFQIEYRFKRADGEYRWILNTGVPRFTPSGNFAGYIGSAIDITERKLAEVALKESQKATQAQLEELESLNRLKDEFLSTVSHELRTPLTNMKMAIQMLGIALNQEQKLLLEIAKPYPERSKVARYFQILNNECEREINLINNFLDLQRLDTTAKPLVLETIQVQEWLERVVELFQARNRNCSLHNLQLRIADNLPSFICDQFSLERILIELLTNACKFSPPGAEIIISAQSKPNFMQIQVSNDGVEIPVSELPRIFDKFYRIPSNDPWKQGGTGLGLALVEKLTKHMGGTIKVESGSDRTCFTIQLPLL, from the coding sequence ATGAGCCTTAATCAGCGATCTAGCTGGCATCATGCTTGCCAACAACAACATAATATGGTTTCTGCAACACCTGCACGCTTGGAACTTGTACCAGAAAGAGCTTCCGAAGTCGAAACTTGCACAGCAGAATCCTGGCGTCGTACCCAAGAAGAACTGTTATGGTATCGCAAATTGTATGAAAATACACCTTGCCTGTACTTAACAATCAATCAAGATGGAATAATATTATCTGTCAATAAATTTGGTGCTACTAGTCTTGGCTATTCTCCAGAAGAATTAGTACAACAGTCTGTTCTGAATTTATTTGCTCAATCAGAACAGTATAGACTATCTCATGCATTGATGACGTTATTTGAGGATGCACAAGAAAACGAAATTGTCAATCTTGAACTGCGCTTAAATTGCCCTACCAGTCAAATGAAATGGGTAAAAGTCGTGGCAAGGATACTGCATCCTGAAAAGGAAAATCCATTGATTTCAATAGTTTTTGAAGACATAACTGTTCATAAGCTTTCAGAAGATGCCTTGCGAGAAAGCGAACAGCGCTTTCACACAATGGCAAATACCGCACCTGTGATGTTGTGGATGGCTGACTCCAAAGGATTATGTAATTTTTTTAACCAGTCATGGTTAGAATTTACTGGACGCAATCAGGAACAAGAGCAAGGTTTAAGTTGGCTAGAAGAAGTACATCCCGAAGATAAAAATTTCTGTACACAGACCTACGAAACCGCTTTCAATACACGCACGAAGTTTCAAATAGAATATCGCTTCAAGCGTGCTGATGGAGAATATCGTTGGATTTTAAATACTGGTGTGCCTCGATTTACTCCCAGTGGAAACTTTGCTGGTTATATTGGTTCAGCTATAGATATCACAGAGCGAAAATTAGCGGAAGTTGCTCTTAAAGAAAGCCAAAAAGCGACACAAGCACAATTAGAGGAATTAGAAAGCCTCAATCGCCTCAAAGATGAATTTCTCAGTACAGTTTCTCATGAACTAAGGACGCCACTCACCAACATGAAAATGGCTATACAAATGCTGGGAATTGCTCTTAATCAAGAGCAAAAATTGCTTTTAGAAATAGCAAAACCCTATCCAGAACGCTCAAAAGTGGCTCGTTACTTCCAAATTTTAAACAATGAATGTGAGCGAGAAATCAATTTGATAAATAACTTTTTAGATTTACAACGTCTAGATACAACTGCCAAACCCTTAGTATTAGAAACTATTCAAGTCCAAGAATGGTTAGAAAGGGTGGTAGAACTATTTCAAGCACGCAACCGCAACTGTTCTTTACACAATTTACAACTGAGGATAGCTGATAACCTTCCCAGTTTCATTTGCGATCAATTTAGCTTGGAGCGTATTTTAATAGAACTGTTGACAAATGCTTGTAAATTTAGTCCTCCAGGCGCAGAAATTATCATTTCTGCTCAGTCAAAGCCCAATTTCATGCAAATTCAGGTCAGTAATGATGGTGTAGAAATCCCTGTATCAGAATTACCACGGATCTTTGATAAATTTTACCGGATTCCCAGTAACGATCCTTGGAAACAGGGAGGTACAGGATTAGGGTTAGCATTGGTAGAAAAACTCACCAAGCACATGGGAGGAACTATTAAGGTAGAAAGTGGGTCAGATCGTACTTGTTTTACGATTCAACTTCCATTGTTATGA
- a CDS encoding serine/threonine phosphatase, protein MLICPQCKFENPISNKFCQKCGASLTHKFCPQCDTQVPVDAQQCHNCGAECGKVWWAIITKVGDSQVTGDFNEPEKEIGGSEESASVSTSPSQVVSVSASTLSLLSEDPYLDQQKRYQLLQPLPNLVDLAPHTQVYVRVLDCLPYQVSPLEAMIANQHQGLVTPAIEASGVPAFAKAYIALAAYTHQGIPPIHDAWQNENIQVVLIEDRSDWKYLLDLWRDESTSCLQMINCFYQMTQLWALLEPLNSCHSLLDLSNLRLDEDQAVALQMLYVSPFQQSSTDNILTHEENNTPEQIEDVLNIQALAQVWHKLFSESQRTQFGSLLQLLTDLEAGKINNLLQLQSSLQAIATELQPTSSFNDSDVTSTVNLVTNSPTILQLGEPQEDNASKNDDMPTVVLPMQLISLEHAGLTDVGRQRHHNEDYFGIDTKITKLELPTSRNVQARALYILCDGMGGHAGGEVASALAVNTVQKYFQTHWVDHKLPTEEQIREAVGQANQAIYNVNQQDARSGVGRMGTTLVMLLIQDTQAVVAHVGDSRLYRLTRKGGLEQITVDHEVGQREISRGVEPSVAYTRPDAYQLTQALGPRDEHSISADVQFLDIAEDSLFILASDGLSDNDLLETHCSTHLLPLLSSGTNLETGVRDLIDLANDYNGHDNITIVLIRAKVRPNLDSQNMVNG, encoded by the coding sequence ATGCTGATTTGCCCTCAGTGTAAATTTGAAAACCCCATTTCCAACAAATTCTGTCAAAAATGTGGGGCGTCCCTGACCCACAAGTTCTGTCCACAATGCGATACCCAAGTGCCTGTGGATGCACAACAGTGTCATAACTGCGGTGCCGAATGTGGCAAAGTTTGGTGGGCAATTATTACCAAAGTAGGAGATTCACAAGTAACAGGAGATTTTAATGAACCAGAGAAGGAGATAGGCGGTAGCGAGGAGAGTGCGAGTGTCTCCACATCACCATCTCAGGTAGTCTCCGTTTCTGCTTCTACTCTATCTCTTCTGTCAGAAGATCCCTACTTAGACCAGCAAAAGCGCTATCAGTTGCTACAACCACTGCCAAACTTGGTAGATTTAGCGCCTCATACTCAAGTGTATGTACGAGTTTTAGATTGTCTGCCTTATCAGGTTTCTCCTCTAGAAGCAATGATTGCTAATCAGCATCAGGGACTAGTAACGCCTGCAATAGAGGCTAGTGGTGTTCCTGCTTTTGCTAAAGCATATATTGCTTTAGCAGCCTATACTCATCAAGGTATACCACCTATTCACGATGCATGGCAAAACGAAAACATACAAGTGGTACTCATTGAAGACCGTTCTGATTGGAAGTATTTGCTAGATTTATGGCGCGATGAGTCAACTAGTTGTCTACAAATGATCAACTGCTTCTATCAGATGACACAACTTTGGGCACTGCTAGAACCCCTGAATAGTTGTCACAGTCTCTTGGATTTATCGAATTTGCGGTTGGATGAAGACCAAGCAGTGGCGTTACAAATGTTATATGTATCACCGTTCCAGCAAAGCAGTACTGACAACATACTGACTCATGAAGAAAATAATACACCTGAGCAAATTGAAGATGTTTTAAATATTCAAGCTCTAGCCCAAGTCTGGCACAAGCTTTTTAGTGAGTCTCAACGCACACAATTTGGTTCTTTGTTACAACTTTTGACAGATTTGGAAGCAGGTAAGATTAATAATTTGTTGCAGTTACAGTCTAGTTTGCAAGCGATCGCTACAGAATTACAACCAACTTCTAGTTTCAATGACTCAGATGTGACTTCAACAGTCAATTTAGTTACTAATTCACCGACTATTCTGCAACTAGGTGAGCCACAAGAAGACAATGCTTCAAAAAATGATGATATGCCAACGGTAGTCCTACCAATGCAGCTAATCAGCTTAGAACATGCTGGACTTACCGATGTTGGGCGTCAACGACATCATAACGAAGACTACTTTGGTATTGATACCAAAATAACTAAGCTGGAATTGCCTACTAGCCGCAATGTCCAAGCTCGTGCTTTGTATATTCTTTGTGATGGTATGGGTGGACATGCTGGTGGGGAAGTAGCCAGCGCCTTAGCTGTTAACACTGTGCAAAAATACTTTCAAACTCATTGGGTCGATCATAAATTACCTACAGAAGAACAAATCCGCGAAGCAGTAGGACAAGCAAACCAAGCAATTTATAATGTTAATCAACAAGATGCCCGGTCTGGTGTTGGGCGTATGGGTACGACTTTAGTGATGCTGTTAATCCAAGATACTCAAGCAGTTGTAGCCCATGTAGGCGATAGTCGCCTTTATCGCCTGACTCGCAAGGGAGGCTTAGAACAAATAACAGTAGATCATGAAGTTGGTCAACGAGAAATCTCACGAGGAGTAGAGCCTAGTGTGGCATATACCCGACCAGATGCATACCAACTCACACAAGCTCTTGGTCCTCGTGATGAACACTCAATTTCTGCCGATGTGCAATTTTTGGATATTGCTGAAGATAGCCTGTTTATATTAGCATCGGACGGTTTATCAGATAATGATCTACTAGAAACTCACTGTTCAACTCATTTACTTCCCCTACTAAGTTCTGGTACTAACCTGGAAACTGGCGTCAGGGATTTAATTGATTTGGCAAACGACTACAATGGTCATGACAACATCACCATTGTACTGATTAGGGCAAAAGTACGCCCTAATTTAGATAGTCAAAATATGGTTAATGGTTAA
- a CDS encoding FHA domain-containing serine/threonine-protein kinase yields the protein MVILTLLEPQQKTPLQEWHFEDESVIRIGRSADNHVVLTDTLVSRYHLELRHISSGYDDSSWQVISKGTNGTFLNGVLVTQSHVPNDSLLQLAWGGPILKFHIQQTRVQNRSTHSLSSCTHEGNSPNNLFCIHCGQPLTVLKTIHDYQVLRTLGQGGMGTTYLAWDETGKISGQPQLLVLKQMNADMAKIAKARELFEREANTLKSLHHPGIPQYYDFFEEGGKRYLAMELVHGQDLEKLILYKGPVTPSQAIAWMIQTCDILDYLHSQEPPLIHRDIKPANLMVRNSNNGIVVLDFGAVKEIVGTAPGTRIGAEGYCAPEQERGQPLTQSDLYAIGPTLIYLLSGENPFKFYRQQGRSFRFDLTKVPTITPKLAEVINRVTQPLPRDRYQTAKDLAVALATCQ from the coding sequence GTGGTTATTCTGACCCTGTTAGAACCGCAACAAAAAACGCCCCTCCAGGAGTGGCATTTTGAAGACGAGTCCGTGATTCGGATTGGTCGTTCGGCGGATAATCATGTTGTTTTAACCGATACTCTTGTATCCCGATACCATCTTGAACTTAGACATATCAGTTCTGGTTATGATGACAGTTCCTGGCAGGTGATTAGTAAAGGTACGAATGGTACTTTTCTTAATGGTGTGCTGGTAACTCAAAGTCATGTACCAAATGATTCACTACTGCAATTGGCGTGGGGAGGCCCAATCCTAAAGTTTCACATTCAGCAGACAAGGGTTCAAAACAGGTCAACACACTCGCTTAGTAGTTGTACCCACGAAGGAAACTCCCCTAATAATCTGTTTTGTATCCATTGTGGTCAACCCTTGACTGTCCTCAAAACCATTCACGATTATCAGGTGTTGCGGACACTGGGACAGGGAGGTATGGGTACGACCTACCTGGCTTGGGATGAAACTGGAAAAATCAGCGGACAGCCTCAGCTTTTGGTGTTGAAGCAAATGAATGCTGACATGGCCAAAATTGCTAAGGCCCGTGAACTATTTGAAAGAGAGGCCAACACTCTCAAATCTCTTCATCATCCCGGAATTCCCCAATATTATGATTTTTTTGAGGAAGGAGGAAAAAGATATCTGGCAATGGAATTAGTTCATGGCCAGGATTTAGAAAAATTGATTTTATACAAAGGGCCTGTGACTCCATCTCAGGCAATCGCTTGGATGATCCAAACCTGTGACATCTTAGACTATTTACATAGCCAAGAACCTCCGCTAATTCATCGCGATATCAAACCTGCAAACTTGATGGTGCGGAATTCAAATAATGGCATAGTTGTGTTGGATTTTGGCGCAGTGAAAGAAATTGTTGGCACTGCACCTGGTACTCGAATTGGTGCAGAAGGTTATTGCGCCCCTGAACAGGAACGGGGACAACCTCTTACCCAATCTGATTTATATGCCATTGGCCCAACACTCATTTATCTGCTGAGTGGTGAAAATCCTTTCAAGTTTTACCGCCAGCAAGGGCGAAGCTTTCGGTTTGATTTGACGAAAGTCCCCACTATTACCCCTAAACTAGCAGAAGTAATTAATCGCGTTACACAACCATTGCCACGCGATCGCTATCAAACAGCAAAGGACTTAGCTGTTGCCTTAGCAACTTGTCAATAA